A window of the Mesotoga prima MesG1.Ag.4.2 genome harbors these coding sequences:
- the cas7i gene encoding type I-B CRISPR-associated protein Cas7/Cst2/DevR, with product MKRLQIKCLSWGSISKVTMGNPNAGFTEGNIQTAKKIVAPDGSAFNYVSGQCQRHGLRERFAEIGEALSTPVDGEVETTLGDPLNYIDDDLFGFMIAVTGDNRKRTSPVRIAPLVSLFPYRGDRDLLTKTRKASDKGGNMVETEVYSAYLRGGGLIELDRVGKFDPSEIKETTLEIQKEERLRRLNLFLDSMMTLWTGGKQTNILSDISPKFIAFAFQTVKLPFLLESVSCDTKGKINAETLIDSITNYSSIIDRVIIGTTKVLDASALDAGVPETVEVLPMTDAFSRVKEILSTI from the coding sequence GTGAAAAGATTGCAGATTAAATGTCTCTCCTGGGGTTCGATATCCAAAGTCACTATGGGTAACCCCAACGCAGGATTCACAGAAGGCAACATTCAGACCGCAAAAAAGATCGTCGCTCCCGACGGATCCGCTTTCAACTACGTTTCCGGACAATGTCAGCGCCACGGCCTGAGAGAGAGATTTGCAGAAATCGGCGAGGCCCTCTCCACTCCCGTAGACGGAGAAGTCGAAACTACACTCGGAGATCCGCTGAACTACATCGACGACGACCTCTTCGGCTTTATGATCGCAGTAACCGGTGACAACAGAAAGAGAACGTCTCCCGTGAGAATCGCCCCGCTCGTATCTCTCTTCCCTTACAGAGGCGACAGAGATCTACTTACAAAGACAAGAAAAGCCAGCGACAAGGGCGGAAACATGGTTGAAACCGAAGTCTACTCCGCGTATCTCAGAGGCGGCGGACTTATAGAACTTGACAGGGTCGGCAAATTCGATCCTTCTGAAATCAAAGAGACCACACTCGAGATACAGAAAGAAGAGCGCTTGAGAAGACTCAACCTCTTCCTCGATTCCATGATGACTCTCTGGACAGGCGGAAAGCAGACCAACATACTATCAGACATCTCTCCGAAATTCATCGCCTTCGCCTTTCAAACAGTAAAGCTTCCCTTCCTCCTCGAATCCGTAAGCTGTGATACAAAGGGAAAGATCAATGCCGAAACGCTGATCGATAGCATTACCAATTATTCAAGCATAATCGATCGCGTAATCATTGGAACCACGAAAGTACTTGACGCATCTGCGCTGGATGCTGGAGTTCCTGAGACAGTTGAAGTTCTTCCCATGACAGACGCCTTCTCCAGAGTGAAAGAGATTCTTTCAACAATATAA
- the cas5 gene encoding CRISPR-associated protein Cas5, with the protein MLVLQISIKGYTASFRSPASMNYQESLPFPPPTTITGIIGAATGREYFEAQNYCRDLSFGVHIQENEGIAKDAWAIKKVKDGGRSIGKAVVIREVLYQPNIRLLIVGPETKLKEIKKAISDPCFPLSLGRDDEFITFIQSELETAERVERSVIHNTVVKGDLQGKINITALNEGSIPHFKTYWLNSEFDRDKRNPKARRPKNRSPYTYISEPVEYSGEAVDVSDTVFPLWR; encoded by the coding sequence ATGTTAGTGCTCCAAATCTCAATAAAAGGATACACAGCTTCCTTTCGAAGCCCCGCATCCATGAATTATCAGGAGAGCCTGCCCTTTCCTCCGCCCACCACGATCACTGGAATAATCGGCGCAGCTACCGGCAGAGAATACTTCGAAGCACAGAACTATTGCCGGGACCTTTCTTTCGGCGTACACATACAGGAGAATGAAGGAATTGCAAAAGACGCATGGGCGATAAAGAAGGTAAAAGACGGTGGAAGATCCATTGGTAAGGCTGTCGTGATAAGAGAGGTCCTCTATCAACCCAATATTAGACTTCTAATTGTGGGCCCCGAGACCAAACTAAAAGAGATTAAGAAAGCTATTTCCGATCCCTGCTTCCCCCTAAGTCTGGGAAGAGACGACGAGTTCATAACCTTTATCCAGTCTGAATTAGAGACCGCAGAGAGAGTGGAGAGATCAGTCATACACAACACTGTGGTTAAGGGAGACCTTCAAGGCAAGATCAACATCACCGCTCTAAATGAAGGGAGTATCCCTCACTTCAAGACTTACTGGCTGAATAGCGAATTTGATAGAGATAAACGGAACCCGAAAGCACGGAGGCCAAAAAACAGATCTCCTTACACATACATCTCCGAACCGGTCGAATACTCTGGAGAGGCAGTAGATGTCTCAGATACTGTCTTTCCCCTCTGGAGGTAG
- the cas4 gene encoding CRISPR-associated protein Cas4 produces the protein MEITERQPRIGGNAINYLHYCKTQLWFFLHNISMESTSESVQLGKLLQEEYSQGEDKDIVIDEISLDILRNTREIVEIKYGKEVREGHIYQVKYYLYYLKHKLGLHEFTARLTYPRAKKMIMLSLTEEDEEQIRRDLDEIKTIFNLDNAPLPLFKEGCKGCSYFDLCFS, from the coding sequence ATGGAAATAACGGAAAGACAGCCGAGGATCGGGGGTAATGCAATCAACTATCTCCATTACTGCAAGACGCAGCTCTGGTTCTTTCTTCACAACATCTCAATGGAATCGACTTCAGAGAGCGTTCAACTCGGCAAGCTACTTCAAGAAGAATACAGTCAGGGCGAAGACAAAGACATCGTGATCGACGAGATCTCTCTCGACATACTCAGAAACACAAGAGAAATCGTTGAAATCAAGTACGGTAAAGAAGTGAGAGAGGGCCACATCTATCAGGTCAAGTATTATCTCTACTATCTAAAGCATAAACTTGGCCTTCACGAATTTACTGCCAGGCTAACGTATCCCAGAGCCAAGAAAATGATCATGCTCTCACTTACTGAAGAAGACGAAGAACAAATAAGAAGAGATCTCGATGAGATAAAGACAATCTTCAACCTGGATAATGCGCCCCTTCCGCTCTTCAAAGAAGGGTGCAAAGGTTGTTCGTACTTCGATCTCTGCTTTTCCTAG
- a CDS encoding CRISPR-associated helicase/endonuclease Cas3 translates to MSLAKPGVSLVEHTERVLDYAHSYLDQNKIALKNTNLDPKQISEAILTACAFHDIGKGCVEFSFDKKGFSHSLASAQIAMASLKESPIKNYILQSILGHHGSRFKDSFSSLEFQRQQATPNLELVNEFKEIKDYAKGHFRIELPDLDLQIPSPRELLKRLCNFFFGAPRDRRLYFLIQGILNLADWSASAKKSLSSASIKLDSRPLRTFQAEASTGKDTIILAPTGRGKSLAALVWTKSTGREKSTLFLPTVTTVEAMYKRYTEEVSDKTGLVHGNIAYYLYSNEGYSEDTRDRIFWMKAFDNPINVATLDQLLLMSLNWGRWEPKIVNIVNSAVIFDEIHASQPYTFGILLESIKMLNAMGTPVCVMSATLPSYMIQKLKEVLDYPVIVRDYEGESLRRITISHLEDVDPVEETKRQHKKGKKAILCFNTVKKATEAFKTLSDKIPDKEIILYHGRFNLEDRERILSRITGDSPPRIIVATQTIEISLDISYDVLITEAAPIDSLTQRFGRVNREGTTPIGEVMIFPQNENSYSVYNKNLVAKSLGLLKAHQTPSGLELREMMEDLLSEIENIEEEISAGKASWQFVREMNFQIYSMSIDQRLADDLIRRIPYKTIEVIPAEFRNDNSGKMQKLGKLVKVPVRDVIGRLEKDDDGFIYAPIIYDPSFGYLGPKEDEGSIVEGF, encoded by the coding sequence ATGTCTCTCGCAAAGCCGGGAGTAAGCCTGGTAGAGCATACCGAGAGAGTTCTTGATTACGCTCATAGCTATCTTGATCAAAACAAAATCGCCCTCAAAAACACGAATCTTGACCCAAAACAAATCTCAGAAGCAATTCTAACCGCCTGCGCCTTCCACGACATCGGGAAAGGCTGTGTAGAATTCTCCTTCGACAAGAAGGGCTTTTCCCACTCACTTGCTTCGGCTCAGATAGCTATGGCCTCTCTTAAAGAATCCCCCATCAAGAACTACATCCTCCAGTCTATACTGGGCCATCATGGTTCTCGATTCAAAGACTCTTTTTCATCCTTGGAATTTCAAAGACAACAGGCGACTCCAAACCTCGAACTTGTGAATGAATTCAAGGAGATAAAAGACTATGCGAAGGGTCACTTCAGAATTGAGCTTCCCGATCTCGACTTGCAGATACCTTCTCCTCGAGAACTTCTCAAGAGACTCTGCAACTTCTTTTTTGGCGCACCTCGCGACAGGCGACTCTATTTCTTGATCCAGGGAATTCTAAACCTTGCAGATTGGTCGGCTTCCGCAAAGAAGTCACTCTCATCAGCAAGCATAAAACTCGATTCTCGGCCCTTGCGCACATTTCAAGCAGAGGCCTCTACCGGAAAGGACACGATAATCCTCGCTCCTACTGGTCGCGGAAAATCTCTCGCCGCTCTTGTCTGGACAAAATCGACTGGAAGAGAAAAGTCCACCCTCTTTCTTCCCACAGTGACAACAGTCGAAGCTATGTACAAAAGATACACGGAAGAAGTGTCCGACAAAACCGGTCTGGTCCACGGCAACATCGCATACTATTTGTATTCTAACGAAGGATACTCCGAAGACACCCGAGATAGAATCTTCTGGATGAAAGCCTTTGACAACCCAATTAACGTTGCGACTCTCGATCAGCTTCTTCTCATGTCGCTTAACTGGGGAAGATGGGAGCCAAAGATAGTAAATATCGTCAATTCGGCGGTCATATTCGACGAGATCCACGCGAGTCAACCGTACACATTTGGCATACTGCTTGAAAGCATAAAAATGCTTAACGCCATGGGTACTCCAGTTTGCGTGATGAGCGCCACTCTCCCTTCCTACATGATCCAGAAGCTCAAGGAAGTTCTTGACTACCCTGTGATAGTGAGAGATTACGAAGGTGAATCGCTGAGAAGAATCACCATCTCTCATTTAGAAGATGTCGACCCTGTTGAAGAGACAAAGAGGCAACATAAAAAGGGGAAAAAAGCCATTCTTTGCTTCAACACGGTCAAAAAGGCAACGGAAGCTTTCAAAACCCTGTCAGATAAGATTCCAGATAAAGAAATAATTCTCTATCACGGTCGCTTCAACCTCGAAGACAGGGAAAGAATCCTCTCTCGCATTACGGGAGATTCTCCTCCGAGAATCATCGTAGCCACACAGACGATCGAAATCAGCCTTGATATAAGCTACGATGTCCTCATAACAGAAGCTGCACCGATTGACTCGCTCACCCAGCGTTTCGGGAGAGTAAACAGAGAAGGCACCACTCCGATAGGTGAGGTTATGATCTTCCCTCAGAATGAAAACTCATATTCTGTCTACAACAAGAACCTTGTCGCCAAATCTCTTGGACTCCTAAAAGCCCATCAAACGCCTAGCGGACTTGAACTAAGGGAAATGATGGAAGACTTACTCTCTGAAATAGAGAACATTGAAGAGGAGATCTCTGCCGGTAAGGCGAGCTGGCAGTTTGTGAGAGAGATGAACTTCCAGATTTATTCGATGTCAATCGATCAAAGGCTTGCAGACGACCTGATTCGCCGTATCCCCTACAAGACTATAGAAGTGATACCTGCTGAATTCAGGAACGATAATTCGGGCAAGATGCAGAAACTCGGCAAACTTGTCAAAGTACCTGTAAGAGATGTGATCGGACGCTTGGAAAAGGATGATGACGGATTCATCTACGCGCCAATCATCTACGATCCATCATTCGGCTACCTCGGTCCGAAAGAAGACGAAGGTTCCATAGTCGAGGGCTTCTGA